In one window of Desulfuromonas sp. DNA:
- a CDS encoding sodium-dependent transporter has product MNTTQPRALWASRLGFVLAAAGSAVGLGNVWKFPYIAGENGGGAFVLVYLLCIAVVGLPIMMAELMIGRHTRRDAVGAFIQIEGKRSFWQSAGWVSVGAAFIICSYYSVVAGWTLDYVYRAVSGAFIGQPAEAIESMFSGLIADGPRQLLWHFCFMCLCLGIVIGGVQKGIERWSKILMPVLLFLLFLLFMNGMLSKGAWEGITFMFRPDFAKLTPGSVLEALGHAFFTLSLGMAAMITYGSYLSRKEDLLAASLRVVVLDTVIALMAGLAIFSVVFSVGMEPAAGPGLVFKTVPVVFSQIPGGHLLAIFFFLLLAFAALTSNISLLEAQVAYLIDERGWGRKRASAFLAGLAFVVGIPTALSYNSLSEWKVIGDRVFFDSADLIASNYLLPISGLLIAIYVGWFWRGSEEKEELIAGGAGWVYPVWHLLIRYVSPLAVAVVLYFKAKETGLFDWLGALF; this is encoded by the coding sequence GTTTCCCTACATCGCCGGCGAGAACGGCGGCGGCGCCTTCGTCCTCGTCTACCTCCTGTGCATCGCCGTCGTCGGCCTGCCGATCATGATGGCCGAACTGATGATCGGCCGCCACACCCGGCGCGACGCCGTCGGCGCCTTTATCCAGATCGAGGGCAAGCGCTCCTTCTGGCAGTCGGCGGGGTGGGTGAGCGTCGGGGCGGCCTTCATCATCTGCTCCTACTATTCGGTGGTGGCCGGCTGGACCCTCGACTACGTCTACCGGGCCGTCTCGGGAGCCTTCATCGGCCAGCCGGCCGAGGCTATCGAGTCGATGTTCAGCGGCCTGATCGCCGACGGCCCCAGGCAGCTGCTGTGGCACTTCTGCTTCATGTGCCTGTGCCTGGGGATCGTCATCGGCGGGGTGCAGAAGGGGATCGAGCGCTGGAGCAAGATCCTCATGCCGGTCCTCCTCTTCCTCCTCTTCCTCCTCTTCATGAACGGCATGCTCAGCAAGGGAGCCTGGGAGGGGATCACCTTCATGTTCCGCCCCGACTTCGCAAAGCTGACCCCCGGCTCTGTCCTCGAGGCCCTCGGCCACGCCTTCTTCACCCTGTCGCTCGGCATGGCGGCGATGATCACCTACGGCTCCTACCTCAGCCGCAAGGAGGACCTGCTGGCGGCGAGCCTGCGGGTGGTGGTCCTCGACACCGTCATCGCCCTCATGGCGGGGCTGGCCATCTTCTCCGTCGTCTTCTCCGTCGGCATGGAGCCGGCCGCAGGCCCCGGACTCGTCTTCAAAACCGTGCCCGTCGTCTTCTCCCAGATCCCCGGCGGACACCTGCTGGCGATCTTCTTCTTCCTCCTCCTCGCCTTCGCCGCGCTGACAAGCAACATCTCGCTGCTCGAGGCCCAGGTCGCCTACCTCATCGACGAGCGGGGCTGGGGACGCAAGCGGGCCAGCGCGTTCCTCGCAGGGCTCGCCTTCGTGGTCGGCATCCCGACCGCCCTCTCCTACAACAGCCTCTCGGAATGGAAGGTCATCGGCGACCGGGTCTTCTTCGACTCGGCCGACCTGATCGCCTCCAATTACCTGCTGCCGATCAGCGGCCTGCTCATCGCGATCTACGTGGGATGGTTCTGGAGGGGTTCGGAGGAGAAGGAAGAACTCATCGCCGGGGGCGCCGGATGGGTCTACCCGGTCTGGCACCTTCTCATCCGCTACGTCTCGCCGCTGGCCGTCGCCGTCGTCCTGTACTTCAAGGCGAAAGAGACGGGGCTCTTCGACTGGCTCGGCGCCCTCTTCTGA
- a CDS encoding HAD-IA family hydrolase yields the protein MHFDTFLFDLDGTLTDSLPDLTAALNLLRGEMALPPLTRETVRGYVGDGASILLQRALPEGLFSDERLTRFLALYGEHLAEQTSVYPGIREFLELHRERRMAVVTNKPLALARGLLEALDLLRYFPVVIGPDGDRKKPHPGPLLAALDRLGTGPASAVMIGDHHTDLRAGRAAGMRVCFCAWGFGNDGGEPGDFFAATPSDLPRLFPAEPR from the coding sequence ATGCATTTCGACACCTTCCTCTTCGACCTCGACGGCACCCTCACCGACTCCCTGCCGGACCTGACCGCCGCCCTCAACCTGCTGCGTGGCGAGATGGCCCTCCCCCCCCTGACACGGGAGACGGTGCGCGGCTATGTCGGCGACGGGGCGTCCATACTGCTCCAGCGTGCCCTCCCCGAGGGACTGTTCAGCGACGAGCGGCTGACGCGCTTTCTCGCCCTCTACGGTGAGCACCTGGCGGAGCAGACCTCCGTCTACCCCGGCATCCGCGAATTCCTCGAACTGCACCGGGAGCGCCGGATGGCCGTGGTTACCAACAAGCCCCTGGCCCTGGCCCGGGGACTCCTCGAAGCCCTGGACCTCCTGCGCTACTTTCCCGTGGTGATCGGCCCCGATGGCGACAGAAAAAAGCCCCACCCCGGCCCCCTCCTGGCGGCCCTTGACCGATTGGGGACCGGCCCCGCATCGGCGGTGATGATCGGCGACCACCACACCGACCTGCGCGCCGGACGGGCCGCCGGGATGCGGGTCTGCTTCTGCGCCTGGGGTTTCGGCAACGACGGCGGGGAGCCGGGCGACTTCTTCGCCGCCACCCCCTCCGACCTGCCCCGCCTCTTTCCGGCGGAGCCCCGGTGA
- the proC gene encoding pyrroline-5-carboxylate reductase, with protein MDNIGKIGFVGGGNMAEAILKGLLKGTLPVSRVMVADPSDERRHLLKERYGVEAVIDNREAVKACDLVVLAVKPQLVGEVLSGLAKAFSGSKLLISILAGVSTASLEEAFDGSPRVIRAMPNIPALVGEGATAVCPGRYASTDDLLTARHLFEAVGTVEAVGEQQMDAVTGVSGSGPAYVFTVIEALADGGVQEGLPRDAALALAVQTVLGAAHLVRESGEHPAVLRDRVCSPGGTTIAAVKVLEEKGLRSALMDAVSGAARRSRELGER; from the coding sequence ATGGATAATATCGGAAAAATCGGGTTCGTCGGCGGGGGGAATATGGCGGAGGCCATCCTCAAGGGGCTTTTGAAGGGGACGCTCCCCGTCTCGCGGGTCATGGTGGCCGATCCGAGCGACGAGCGCCGGCATCTTCTCAAGGAGCGCTACGGGGTGGAGGCGGTTATCGACAACCGCGAGGCGGTCAAGGCCTGCGACCTGGTCGTCCTGGCCGTCAAGCCGCAGCTGGTCGGCGAGGTTCTGTCCGGCCTGGCAAAGGCTTTCTCCGGCTCCAAGCTGCTGATCTCCATTCTCGCCGGGGTCTCGACGGCATCGCTCGAGGAAGCCTTCGACGGATCCCCCCGGGTGATCCGGGCGATGCCCAATATCCCGGCACTGGTCGGGGAGGGGGCGACGGCCGTTTGCCCGGGCCGCTACGCTTCGACCGACGACCTGCTGACCGCCCGCCACCTTTTTGAAGCGGTGGGGACGGTGGAGGCGGTGGGTGAGCAGCAGATGGATGCCGTCACCGGGGTCTCCGGGTCGGGGCCGGCCTACGTCTTCACCGTTATCGAGGCCCTCGCCGACGGCGGGGTACAGGAGGGGCTGCCGCGCGACGCGGCGCTTGCCCTTGCGGTGCAGACGGTGCTGGGGGCCGCGCACCTGGTCCGGGAGAGCGGCGAGCACCCGGCGGTTCTGCGCGACCGGGTCTGCTCCCCCGGCGGGACCACCATCGCCGCGGTCAAGGTCCTGGAGGAGAAGGGGCTGAGATCCGCCCTCATGGATGCGGTTTCCGGGGCGGCCCGGCGCTCCCGGGAGTTGGGGGAGCGCTAG
- a CDS encoding XRE family transcriptional regulator: MKIGEKLKKLRLSNSLTQEELASRADLTKGYISQLENDATSPAISTLEDLLDVLGVSLSEFFAETPELDVVFGKERRVVATEDGGLRVELLVPGAQNRTMDPVLVTLEPGKAMDEQPIHEGEEFGFVLSGRVELVLDDKTHTVRRHECFFFPSDRRHTVRNPGRGAVQILWVVSPPTFFC, encoded by the coding sequence TTGAAGATCGGTGAAAAACTCAAAAAGCTGCGCCTCTCCAACTCCCTCACCCAGGAGGAGCTGGCCAGCCGCGCCGATTTGACCAAGGGGTACATCTCCCAGCTCGAAAACGACGCTACCTCCCCCGCCATCAGCACCCTCGAGGATCTGCTCGACGTTCTGGGCGTAAGCCTCTCCGAGTTTTTCGCCGAAACCCCCGAACTGGATGTGGTCTTCGGCAAGGAGCGGCGGGTGGTCGCCACCGAGGACGGAGGCCTGCGGGTCGAGTTGCTCGTCCCCGGGGCCCAGAACCGCACCATGGACCCCGTCCTGGTGACCCTGGAACCGGGCAAAGCCATGGACGAGCAGCCTATCCACGAAGGAGAGGAGTTCGGTTTCGTGCTGAGCGGCCGCGTCGAACTGGTGCTCGACGACAAGACCCACACGGTGCGCAGGCACGAATGTTTTTTCTTTCCCTCGGACCGCCGCCACACGGTTCGCAATCCCGGCCGCGGCGCCGTCCAGATCCTCTGGGTCGTCTCTCCGCCGACCTTCTTCTGCTAA
- the speD gene encoding adenosylmethionine decarboxylase has protein sequence MKSLGQQIVAEFYECDSAVLNDPRKIEEIMCGAARAAGATIVTQTFHTFSPHGVSGAVIIAESHLAIHTWPEYGYAAVDLFTCGDTVVPEAAYRHLKAGLGSLRASTMEMKRGQLEVVGELHHKPAYLKQAS, from the coding sequence ATGAAATCTCTGGGCCAGCAAATCGTCGCCGAGTTTTACGAGTGCGACTCCGCCGTCCTGAACGATCCGCGGAAAATCGAGGAGATCATGTGCGGAGCGGCCCGGGCCGCCGGAGCCACCATCGTCACCCAGACCTTCCACACCTTCAGCCCCCACGGGGTCTCGGGGGCCGTGATCATCGCCGAGAGCCACCTGGCGATCCACACCTGGCCCGAATACGGTTACGCCGCCGTCGACCTCTTCACCTGCGGGGACACGGTCGTGCCCGAGGCCGCCTACCGGCACCTGAAGGCGGGGCTCGGCTCCCTGCGGGCTTCGACCATGGAGATGAAGCGCGGTCAACTCGAGGTCGTCGGCGAGTTGCACCACAAACCGGCCTATCTGAAGCAAGCCAGCTGA
- the speE gene encoding polyamine aminopropyltransferase — MYMWYTEKHSENVGIAMKVSKTLFSGKSEFQQLDIVETLEYGRMMLLDGLVMVTERDEFVYHDMIVHPALFTHPAPKKVLVIGGGDGGTIREIVKHPSVEEAVLCEIDGLVIDKSVELLPSMACEIDGSNPKVKLHVDDGIAYIREHRGEFDVILVDSTDPIGPAVGLFEEDFYRTVFAALKEDGIMVAQSESPFYHPEIQKKMYANLRSVFPIVEMYQAFIPTYPSGLWSFAFASKRHHPVRDFDRERAAKRGFRTRYYNEDLHLGAFMLPTFARENIAEEQPEP, encoded by the coding sequence ATGTACATGTGGTACACCGAAAAGCATTCGGAGAACGTCGGCATCGCCATGAAGGTGAGCAAAACCCTCTTCTCCGGCAAGAGCGAATTCCAGCAGCTCGACATCGTCGAGACCCTCGAGTACGGTCGGATGATGCTCCTCGACGGGCTGGTGATGGTCACCGAGCGGGACGAGTTCGTCTACCACGACATGATCGTCCACCCGGCCCTCTTCACCCATCCCGCCCCCAAAAAGGTCCTGGTCATCGGCGGCGGCGACGGCGGCACGATCCGCGAGATCGTCAAACACCCTTCGGTCGAAGAGGCGGTCCTGTGCGAGATCGACGGGCTGGTCATCGACAAGTCGGTCGAACTGCTCCCGTCCATGGCCTGCGAGATCGACGGCAGCAACCCGAAGGTCAAGCTCCACGTGGACGACGGCATCGCCTACATCCGCGAGCACCGGGGCGAATTCGACGTCATTCTCGTCGACTCCACCGACCCCATCGGCCCGGCCGTCGGCCTGTTCGAAGAGGACTTCTACCGCACCGTTTTCGCCGCCCTGAAAGAGGACGGGATCATGGTCGCGCAGAGCGAGTCCCCCTTCTACCACCCCGAAATCCAGAAAAAAATGTACGCCAACCTGCGCTCGGTCTTTCCCATCGTAGAAATGTACCAGGCCTTCATCCCGACTTATCCCTCCGGCCTGTGGAGCTTCGCCTTCGCCAGCAAGAGACACCACCCGGTGCGCGACTTCGACCGCGAGAGGGCAGCAAAGAGGGGCTTCCGCACCCGGTACTACAACGAGGACCTTCACCTGGGGGCATTCATGCTGCCGACCTTCGCCCG